In Pirellulales bacterium, a single window of DNA contains:
- a CDS encoding GntR family transcriptional regulator produces MSVAEAPKFEQIKRRIIADIESGVLSPGARIASETELMQRHDVARMTVQRSLNEMADEGYLVRIKGKGTFVRVPHHGAQDKKLAAFALVIPELRDGIYPSLVKSFSDAAGELHHQVLTCNTDNDVRKQGDIILQLIDKQVAGVALVPTTIGSPPMHHVRQLQARGIPVVLLHRGVSGVAAPLIALELEAAARMAGHAMVSAGHRRIAFFITQTSQSAAMHESGLKQSLLEVGVSLSERFVHRGQWTCENVSPEHEAGIQRALWEMLDLPENQRPTAIYSTWEADAELIYMALGKFGIRVPDQISLVSFGGTWRSNAITRRLATVTADEEYTGRMAVQLLDDMCNARHPLDKQFQVSIPLQFYSGSTLRELK; encoded by the coding sequence ATGTCAGTCGCAGAAGCACCAAAATTTGAGCAGATCAAGCGACGGATTATCGCCGACATCGAATCCGGGGTGTTATCCCCTGGAGCGCGCATCGCTTCGGAAACGGAATTGATGCAGCGGCACGATGTGGCACGCATGACCGTCCAGCGCTCGCTCAATGAAATGGCCGACGAGGGATATCTTGTCCGCATCAAAGGGAAGGGGACATTCGTCCGCGTTCCACATCATGGTGCCCAGGACAAGAAACTGGCGGCGTTTGCGTTGGTGATTCCCGAGTTGCGCGACGGGATCTATCCGTCTCTGGTCAAGAGTTTTAGCGATGCTGCCGGCGAATTGCACCATCAGGTGTTAACTTGCAATACGGATAACGACGTTCGCAAGCAGGGCGATATTATCCTGCAGTTGATCGATAAGCAGGTGGCGGGGGTGGCATTGGTTCCAACAACCATAGGCAGCCCGCCGATGCACCATGTGCGACAATTGCAGGCCCGCGGTATTCCGGTGGTGCTCTTGCACCGCGGCGTCTCGGGTGTCGCGGCGCCGTTGATTGCCTTGGAACTTGAAGCGGCAGCTCGAATGGCAGGGCATGCAATGGTTTCCGCCGGTCACCGTCGCATTGCTTTCTTTATCACCCAAACAAGCCAGTCTGCTGCGATGCACGAGTCTGGTTTGAAACAGTCATTGTTGGAGGTGGGCGTTAGCCTTTCCGAGCGTTTTGTACATCGCGGTCAATGGACTTGTGAGAATGTGTCGCCAGAACACGAAGCCGGAATTCAGCGGGCGTTGTGGGAAATGCTGGATTTGCCAGAAAACCAGCGTCCGACGGCAATTTATAGCACTTGGGAGGCGGACGCAGAATTGATTTATATGGCACTGGGAAAGTTCGGTATTCGTGTGCCGGACCAAATATCGTTGGTCAGCTTTGGTGGAACCTGGCGGAGCAATGCGATTACTCGGCGATTAGCGACGGTGACTGCGGATGAAGAGTATACGGGACGAATGGCGGTCCAGTTGCTCGATGATATGTGCAACGCCCGGCACCCACTGGACAAACAATTTCAAGTCTCCATTCCGCTGCAATTCTATTCTGGCAGTACCCTGCGAGAACTTAAATAG